Below is a window of Macadamia integrifolia cultivar HAES 741 chromosome 8, SCU_Mint_v3, whole genome shotgun sequence DNA.
CTTGTTGGGGGTGGAGATAAAAGTATTCACCACTTATTAGTTGCCTTTggaatctttattttattattattatttttttttttttgggtacgaTTTTGGAATCTAAATTTACATGATTATTTCACTGGCAGGTGGTTGGGATATTCAGGGTTGTGATGCTTCCTTTTCTAGGCCAACTTGCTGATGAGTATGGGCGCAAGCCACTGCTCCTTCTTACGATATCAGTCAGCATATTCCCTTTCGGTAATggtcttttctctctctctgtagaACCACAGTTCTTTTGAGTCCTTTATCCACATTCTGCAACTTAATCGTTTAATCATTGAATAGGCAAGGCAACTAGGCTGTTTCCATTTAGTGTGATTATTGATGGCTTCTTGTTTTCTTTGTAAATTTGATATTAGATAGGGGATGGgggcaaggatttagttatcggtatcGGTCTCAGTTGACATTGATACGATTCCAATCCGGGATCGGCTGTATCAGTCCAGATATGTCAATATTAGCCTTTAGGTTTTTTGACAAGTTTACCCCTgctaccgatacgatacctgaTCCCAGATCGGACAAGTATcaggatcggtctcagccgatCCGATAACGATACCCAAAACCATGGGTTGGGGTGGAGATTGTGTTTTACTTGTGTTGGGATTGGGAACTGTGACATCAATAAGTAATACTAGTATGCTGGCTAATTTTGCACATTTAGGATCTTCATCTATTGGAAGCTTTCTCTGATCTAGGCACATTGCCTGACCATGTAAAGGACAACACCAACTGTACTTGTGTTCCCCTTCCCCTAACATAAGTAAGATCCTAAGAAGAAGTAATCACAAGCCGCTACCCATAAGCAATCCCACTCTTGATGGCTTAAAGTAGTTAAATTATAAGTTCCCTACATAaagaaataagaataaaatgacAGAGGCCAGCTAAGTAAATATACTAAGCTTTCCTCTTGTCAGCCAGCCTTTAGGAACATCTCAGCTCCCTGGATGGGTGGCATGGAAATTTACCTCATCTTCTAGGTCATTTATtgaattgtttttattttaaatgttaAGTGATGGCTAGTTTCTTAATTTTCAAATCTAGTTATTCCTTGAAGTCAATATATGAAACAGGTCTGTGCTCAACAATATTGTGAGATTTGAATTAGTCTGGTGGTTGATTTAGTTGCATACCCGTTCACTGTTCTTGTTGCAGCTGTACTTGCTTGGAGTGAGTCAAAACAATTTCTTTATGCTTACTATGTGCTTCGTATGATTTCACATATCTTAAGTCAAGGAAGCCTTACCTGTATCTCTGTTGCATATGTGGTAAGATTGTTTCCTCACTTTTATTCACCTAAGAAGGCTGGCAGGAGACATAGTATAACTGACGTTGTCCATTCCATTGGCAGTCTGATGTTGTTGAAGACAGTATGAAAGCTCCAGCATTTGGATGGATTACAGGTCTTTTAGCTCTTTCACATTTCCTAGGAAATCTGTTGTCACGTATTCTTCCTGGAGATTATATTTTCGAGGCATGTTCTTGCTCGTAGTTTTGCAACAGATGTCTGTATAATTTCTTGTTCTGTATACCTATTGACAACACTGTGTTTCAGGTGTCCATACTCCTGTTAGCATTATGTCCAGTTTATTTGAAGCTGTTTCTGGTTGAGACAATTAAGCCAGCTTCAAGGCAGGAGCAACATTCATCCTGTTTGGCTACAATTAATAATGTCCTTAAGAAGCAATACAAATCTATGAAGAATGGTCTTGCTGTGGTTGCTAACAGGTACTACTGTTTGTGAATTATGGCTCTTTCCCATCTAAAGAGTGTATAAATTTATTATATGAGACGATAAGCATAATTCGTATATTTGgagacaccaaaaaaaaaaattgtattacatGTTTATGAACATATAGTATCCTTGGCTAAAAAATCTGCATTTTACCTCCACAGTGGGACATTGAAGCAAATTGCTCTAATTACCTTCCTCTATAAGTTGGGAATGTCTGGCATCAGCAGTGTCTTATTGGTATGTTCCTTTCCAATCTTCCATCAGACAAAAttaccactaaaaaaaaaaatataactgtGAGTTTCAGTGATGACCTAACAGTTGTAACCGTATTATCTCCTGGATCCATAGCATTAAAGTTAGCAGTCTGACTTAAATATTTTGACAAGCACGATGATTTCCTGTGCAGTACTATCTGAAGtcagttttttctttcaacaAGAATCAATTTTCCGAAATCCTGATGTTGGTTGGAATAGGTTCCATTTTTTCTCAGGTACTGCTCTGGAGCTTCTATTTTCAGGCATTTTGATGCTATGGAATCTGTATGGGTTTGCATCATATGTTGTCATTGAAGATTGTAAGACTGTTTCATCTTGATCCCAATTTTAGCCCAGactacatataaaaaatcattgtcttcttcCCACCATTTCTCCACGTGGTGTTCATTCTCCTCTTTGTGGTTTTACTGTGAAGTAAAAATATATTCACAGATCAGTATTTAGcacaatttgaagaaaaatatattcaCTTTAGTTAGCCCAAGGTATTTTGTTGTCTCagttttggaatttattttctgCGGGAAAAACTGGGGTGGGAAAATTATGGACAGGGAACTCCATATATAAACACTGCATTAAGAAATGCTACATCCATGGAACTGGAATGAGTCTAAGCCTAAAACAGACTGATCCAGAAGATCTTAAGCTTTCAATCTAAAGCTGAGACTTGGATAGCCAAAATGGATCTTTTTAATTTAGAAGCTCTTCTTTATGACTTACTTTGAGCTGTACCTTTCCTGTCTGAAATTTCCCTTGTTTCCTTTTGGTATTGCTCTGATCTTGATGTCTAACACTGAATCCTTAGGCTTAAAATGCATTCTGTCTTATATATGATTAGTTGATGATCAAGTTCAAATTTTGTTACCATTTGCCACCAAGATGCATTAGACTCTGTAGCTTTTAAGAGTTTCATTCCTTGACACTTAATTTGATTTCTTGGATCCAAATCTTCAATTCTGGAACTTAATCTGTCACCATTTGTTGTTTCTTTCATGGAAATTTAGTTGCTACATTGATGTTAAGAGAGATGTAGATGATCTTGTTTTAACATTTTTAAATCCTCCCCCCTCCT
It encodes the following:
- the LOC122086535 gene encoding hippocampus abundant transcript-like protein 1 — translated: MKEIIWGSYRELRQLIHLLLPLCVHFIAEQMTVPLLVDVTTKAFCDNNDDAKSTTCPQAIYLNGLQQTVVGIFRVVMLPFLGQLADEYGRKPLLLLTISVSIFPFAVLAWSESKQFLYAYYVLRMISHILSQGSLTCISVAYVSDVVEDSMKAPAFGWITGLLALSHFLGNLLSRILPGDYIFEVSILLLALCPVYLKLFLVETIKPASRQEQHSSCLATINNVLKKQYKSMKNGLAVVANSGTLKQIALITFLYKLGMSGISSVLLYYLKSVFSFNKNQFSEILMLVGIGSIFSQILVLPFINHLVGEKGILCISLLASTAYGLFNGLAWAPWVPYMSTLFEVVYVLLEPAIYAIVSKATNKTNQGKIQGFNASVKSCATLLSPLAMSPLTSLFLSSKAPFDCKGFSLLCASLFMVFAFFFALRLYLDSGTSASDPEDNSVTIEAPLLS